Within Ipomoea triloba cultivar NCNSP0323 chromosome 9, ASM357664v1, the genomic segment AGCTGTGATAGCAGCTTGGAGGGCCTGGACAGATTCAGCTGAGGCGTACTCGCCCATGACGTcaggctttgataccaaatttgTTGCGGGCTCGGGGTCTTGAGAACGCGTCACTGGGCGATGTGCGGGGGGAATGGGTGCTTTGGAACCTCTCCTACCTATAACACAAAGATTAGAAAAGAAAGTTGAACGAAGTTTTGGAGTTCTTCCTCTCCCAATTATCATTAATTCAATTCTCAGAAAATGCTTGATGATAACAATCTAAATCCTAagctttaaataataaaaaatgcaaCAGTCATAAACGGTAACTTGCACAGAAATAGGAAATCTTAACAgtaaagaattcaaaaattactaataaataGTCTCCTGAACTGGTTATGCAGCTGCCTTGCGTCGTTGATATGTTCTTCCAACGAATGCATCATCCAACTACCTCTTTCCCATCCCACTAAAAGAGGGTTTTCAAGGTTACCTGAACCGAGATTCTGAGCATGTGAACTCTGTTAGTCCTAGTCATTTCTGGCTAGAGTTGGAGTAGCCATGAATAGTGGTAGTTGTTGTTGAGAGTTCCACTAGTTGGACTTGGTTTTCACCCACTGTTGCATCTAGCTTCTACACTATTGATTTTCTCCTTAATTTCCTTCAAATTAGCAGCTATATTGATCTGAACAAGCTTTAGATTCCAAGAATGAACTGCTTTGATAATTGTTGAGTTTATTCCACCTTTGATCTTTCAACTATAATgatattttcacttttggtcattAACTTTGATTCATTCCACTtttgattgttgattttgaaaatgtttaaaTTGTAGCCCTAAATACTCAAAAATGCCCTTTGTGACCAAACCTCACCCGGCCTACTACATCTAACTATCTAAGGGTATTTTGGACTGAAAGTTcagaactaaaagtgaaaggAACTCATAACAATTTgtaatcacaaattcacaaccTTGGCTCATTTACCAAATTCAAACGGAGATTTAGCTAAGAAGATGAAGGTTGAGAGAGAGGAGCGAAGTAGTTCAGAAAAGTTGTGAAATTGTATTGTGAATTGAGTTCTGTTACCACTTAAACAACTAAAACAACTACAAAGAGGCCTTCTGTCCATTGGTAAATTATTCTAGATCTTTCCCAAGTCTTCCTGATGCTTCAGTCTTCATTGTAGTTTCTCAGTTGTTCAGCCTTAATCGGAGGTGGCAATCTCATACTTCCATTGAACTTCTGGTCTTCTCTTCAAGTGAAATAAATGAAGGCTATTATGATGATTATGGATTTACGGCTGGACTGAAAAGCATAAGAAATACAAAGACTGAAATACTGAATAAAtgatattatgtatatattacctGTCACTGCTTTTGACTTGTTCTATTTCCTTGGCAGAGGCTATCAGGAGCATCATTACTGATTTTTGCAAATAAGCAAGACATACAAGGTTCTCTTTGTCCCTATGAAATCGCTAAGGTAAGGATGCTGACTAATATGTGTGTTTTATTAATTCCATAAGGAACAACTTTGATAATGTAATTAGACTTTCATTGTCAGACAGATTTTGGCAGTCTGAGAAGTGAGAACTCATCTTATTATAAGACTCAGTGCATGGATGTggttgaaaataatttatagtACATTTATGATGGGCAACAGGGTAACATGCAAGTTAAATCATCAATGTGCCTgatactcaaatatatatatatatattctactgTCTTTTGCCTGAAATGAACAGCCAGTTATATTTTAACATTCCAGTCCTGTTTTGCTGAGTTATACTACATGGACTCCCAATTTCTACTAcctcacttttactccctgATGTGACAAAGGATGATAAGTTTTTTTCATCTTGTGGGTCCCAAggaaaatgtcaacatcaaaattttagtAAAAGTAGGGAGCAGAATTTGGGAGTCCAAGTAGTAGACGAGGTCTCATGTTTTCCATGGTTTACTTCATTTTCCACATTccatcaaataataatacagtGGAAATCAAATGATGCGGtacacataaaattatattctttcTTATAGCCTTTGTGAGAATTGATTTTCTTAACTTGTTTAAaccatctttctttttttttttgaaaactaaaccATCTTTCTTAAGATCCCTAGTGCTTTGAAAAGCCCCTGAATTCAAGAGTTTCATTCTCCCAGTTTGTTATACATGGATACTATTCCATTGTTATCCTTCTAATTTTATATCCATTCCAGTAGCATCATTTCTGCAAAAAAGATTTTACTCGGAACGTGGTAATGGATTAGATTGTAAAGTGTTGTGTTGATGATGCAGGTGCTTAATCTGGATGCTATGGATAAAACCCGGCACTGGAGAATTGTGGGATGTAGTGCATATACCGGAGAAGGGCTCCTCGAGGGATTTGATTGGTTAGTACAGGACGTTGCCTCTCGGATCTATATGCTTGATTAAAATGAATCTTTCATATTAGGCAATTTCCTGTGATTTTAGAGTGTAGTTTTCTCACATCCAGTGGCTTGTTTGCTATAATTTGCTTGGtgcctttttttcttcttgcttTTTAATCTTGCGTACACCATGCATAATTGAAACTGAGGCAACTGCATTGCTCATTTATGAGGTTTACAGCATAGCTATGTACTTCATAGGTTTGCACTTTTGTTCTTTCTTTATAAGTTTTTGGGAaagtttatttttcaaatttgagcaAAAACAGATCTTACCTTATTTGGTTGATTGAGAATTTATTCTAATTGGAAATGAATTCTTTGGTTATCCTTATTTCTGCAATACTttatcacttttaaaagtgaatattttatgtttttgacataatttttaaacaaatatatatatatatatatatatatatattttttggttcaaatgcagCGGCGAGTTctggtgcggtcatgcggcctaatcagcaccgtccaatttcattaatcttattgaaattcgcgtatgtttaagtagggttattatggtaattttagtatttatattacatgaattagaatggtgtattttagtacatagtgtggtgcgtttgaatacatgctgtggtgcgttttattacgtatgttggtgcattaactttgttgtagaatggtgtgttttaatctatctgttggtgcattttcatactctcataaattacaatttttttccacTTAATTTCTTCCCTCTATCCAAATGCCCCCGTTAGGATTTCagagggttgttatgccgtggacccaggtccaccttgcaaggtggacttagatctacattcacatatcttatactctacattcacaaattgtAGACTACACATTCAcccattacaggattatatgtttagtaactatattatcaCTGTTATACACATTCacaattctatattcacaggtcctatactccatattcacaacttgagaactccatattcacacattacagggctacaagttgctagaacttcttaactctattacagattcacacatgcataactctacattcacgatttctatatttcatattcacaatttgaaacctctacattcacacatttctgagcaactctacattcacacaatcataaatctacattcacgatttctatactctacattcacactttgaaacctctacaatCACACATTttttgataactctatattcagcaatatgttactaaaaaataaaaaaataataataaaaaaataaaaagtaaaaaataaaaaaagaaagacaaaaacgacgtagttttggacccaggtccaccttgtctaggtccacagcataatttgccgatTTCAGACAGGTGGGTTGTAGGATATATATGATGGGTTGTTGGGTTTGGGTTTGTTAGGCTGGACCGCGTTTAgatcataatttatatttatattaggttgtgttttaatattataataatggtAAATGTTATTGCAGTGGGTTGGATTTAAATATTAGGCCTAATTATTTGTTTTTCAGACTATATAAGTTGGGACTTAATATATACagtaatattttgtaaaaaattgtttaaaaaaaaaaataggtgtTGGTTTTATGATTATTGAGCTAGTCAACATCATGCTTAACACTATTGTAGTTTTGACAAGCTACGAATAATgtacggaatttttttttataatacactgatcctattacattgtagtatctgttcatctatacttttctcaactttttgaaacactttcatttgagggaggccactacatgccatttgagcacaaggtgcttggcaataTACGGAATATTTAAACAGTACCGAATTTAGAACAATACTACCTTTGTAAATAGTACACTAGgaaaataatattgaaaaagGGAGGTGGATCACAAATGGTCTACTTAAATAGTACACTAGGAAAATAATATTGGGTTTAGATGCGCTAAAATGGCAAGttcaaatgtttaattatattttttttttaagtttaagaacctaattacactttttagtaaagttcaatggtctgtttgaccattttttcattttaatatttcaaatggAGGTAAAGGTGAACATAATTACCAAAAAATCGACAGCCAAATTGATTCAGTTATTGGTTATAAgtccaaaaaaaattgattattcgATTATTTTGTGGTTATCGATTATATTATAAGGCGAAAAAAACAACAACCAAACCGACCTATCGACTTCGGGTGAAAGACATGAATGTGACGATTTGAACAAAGTTGGACAAAAATATGAAGCTTTTGAAAACGAGATAGAAATAGGAAAAAACTCACTTGGGACATGTGTTTGAGGTCAGAGACGCAAGTCCGAATTgcgttctatttttttttttttggaatacataatcCAAACGTAAGTGGGATTTCTGTTTGACGTATAAAATACGTCAAACGCATGTCCCACTTGcgtttgattaaaaaaaatgatgcaagtggcatttgcttttggattCATGCGTATATGACTTCAAACGCATTTCCCAagtcaatttttcatatttttgtttcGTTTTTAAAACCTTCCTATTTTTGTCCACGTTTATGAAATTCGTCACATTGATGTCTTTCACCCTCGACCTCACTTATATTGATGCTCTCAGACTCGAGTCTCCCACTCTCCCACTCTCCCTCAGTCCCTCTCGCACTCTCGCTTAGGCGGCTCATCCGTCGGCCCGTCGCTCTCATTCTCTGCCTCTCAGGCCTCGGCCACCTCGCTAGTTCGTCGGAGGTCCGAGTCAGTCACCGCGCTCGTCTTCCCAGTTCTCAGTCCTCGACTCGCCGCAGTCTCGGATTGGGCTTATACATGTAAATTGTATGAATATGTTTGATTTTTCTTGGAATACTACAACTGATTGGGAGTTCATCTACTATATAGAGGGTGCTTTCCTTGGATTTTACTTGAAGCCTCCTCCTATACCCAAGTCTATAATCCATCAGAAATTTGGTAGTAAATCTGTGTTCACAGTTGAGGAAATCCAAGACGGTAGTCAAAATGGATGTCCTGGTTTAGGCATCTCACAGAAGGGTCTTTGTCTCCAATCTTCTTGTGAATTAATCATTAAATGTTGAGAATTGGGGTTCCCAAAGCcccaaaccgaaccgaattacaATGTTAAACCCGAatggttttattttttcaaaattgaacaaATCGAAACCGAAAAAACTGAACCGAATACCTGAACGCCAACCCCTAATTTTGGGCTTATCAATGTTGTTCAAGCcgatatatttaattttccaaTCTTCgaattgtaatttatgcactgcttgtgtgttttccaggtatgccccgatgattttgtgtgtgtgtgtgtctgttttttttgcattaatataTTTCCTTAACCCGAAAAAATACTATTCTATATAAATACATGGGTGAcaaattctgtttttttttttcctttataaaacagagacttaaatttttgtaaactgCAAAAGCCAATTCTTTGAGATTTGAAGAATTCATACCAGATAGTTAACTAACTGACGTTATGTCTTCATTGGCATCAATGAAATCCACCGCTGAATCTCTCTGCAATGCCAAGAGGCTTAGGGAAGCCTTGGCACTCATCTTCCACAACCCAACTGGAGCAGACTACACTCTGTACTCGAAACTTCTTGATCTTTGTATCGACCTAAAGGCCAAAAGCCATGGCCATTTGATTCATGCCCATttgataaaaaatgattttccgTCGAGCCTACACCTGAACAACAAGCTGATCATATTCTATTCGAAGTTTGGTGAGATGGAAGTCGCTCACATGGTGTTCAACAGAATGCTTGAGCGGAATTTGGTTTCTTGGACTGCGTTGTTGTCGGGATATTCTAAGAATGGTGACTCAAGAGAAGCTCTGGGGGTGTTTTCTACAATGCACCGGGAGGGTTTAAAGGGTAATCAGTTTACTTACGGAAGTGCCTTGAGGGCGTGCACCAGTTTGCTGTGTTTGGATAGAGGGAGGCAAGTACAAGCGTGTATTCAGAAGAGTAGATTTGTTGGGAATTTGTTTGTGCAGAGTGCATTGCTTGATTTCCATTCGAAGTGTGGGAAAGTTGAGGATGCTCGTTGTGTTTTTGATTCGATGTCAACAAGGGATTTCATATCATGGAATGCAATGATTGGTGGATATTCTTTTCAGGGGTTTGATGATGACGCGTTTCTGATGTTCCAGTTGATGCTTAGAGAAGGTATACTTTGATTCGCTGTTTTCAATCTCTCTCTGATgttactttaaatatttagaaaacTGAAATTTCAAGTGACGCTTTATGCCAATTTCAAAGTGACTATTTTATAATCCATTGCTCTTCATGAGGTGAAGAGTTGGATATGCTCTCTATTTTGTGGTAACTGCCCAGTATTACCAACCCTATCAAATAGTTGAAACTTGTACAGACATGAATACATGATCTTTAAGCTACAACATGTGTGCTTTTGCTAATCTATAATATGGCAGCCAACTACATTTCAGAAAATGACTACTTCTAACTTCTAAGTTTTGAGTTATGCCAAATGCTTCTTCATGGTTACTCATTTAACAATAAGCAACTAGATTTGATTGGTCGTTTATTATACTTTATTTTACTCCATAATGGTGATCCTACTTTTATGTAGGCATGCATCCTGATTGCTTCACCTTTGGAAGTATGCTGAGAAACTCATTTGGAAGTTGTAGGGTTGTTGGACTCACGAAGGTCAACATAATACATGGTTTTATCATTCAACTGGGTTATGAGTCGAATAATGTATTGAGTGGATCTTTAATTGATGCCTATGTCAAATGTGGAAATTTGGCTGGTGCAAATTGTCTCTATAATAATATGAAGATTAAAGACACCATAGCATGCACTGCATTAATTACGGGGTATGCTCGTGAAGGTAGGAGCAGTGATGACTGCCTGGAACTCTTCTCTGAGATACACCGAATGCATGGGGGAATTGATAGTGTAATATTGTGCTCAATGCTCAATATGTGTGCTAATTCAGCATTGCCGGCTCTAGGAAGGCAGATGCATTCTCTTGCATTGAAATATCAAAGTAATCATGATGTAGCATTGGGAAACTCTTTGATTGACATGTACTCAAAAACAGGTGAAATTGAGGATGCAAAGAGAACTTTTGATCACATGAAAGTGAAGAATATAATTTCATGGACATCAATGATCTCTGCTTATGGTATGCATGGCCACGTAGAGGATGCAATTTTGCTTTACAAGAAGATGGAATCTCAAGGAATTTATCCGAATGATATAACGttcttgtctctcttctctgcTTGTAGCCATACTGGGTTGACTGTGGAGGGTTGGGAATGCTTCCGCAATATGGTTGGCAAGTATAAAATGTTGCCGCGGTCAGAACATTATGCCTGCATGGTAGACCTTCTCGCACGTGGAGGTTGTTTGGAAGAAGCCCACGATTTGATATGCAGGGGGGATATTAAGCCCGATGCCTCTCTTTGGGGCTCAATTCTTGGGGCATGTAGTATGTATGGAAATATGTCTCTTGGAGAAGTAGCAGCGAAGCACTTATTTAGTATGAAACCCCAGGAGTCTGCTAACTATGCTGTCCTAGCTAACATATATGCATCGGGAGGTTTATGGCAGAGGGCATCCGATGTACGGGAACTGATGGTAAATAGAGGGTTACTGAAAAACCCTGGCTATAGCTTTATCCAGTCAAAGAGTAATAAGATAGCACTTGCTCCTGCTGTTCAAGAAACTGATCCAAGTCAGTTCCTTAAGAATGTCAGATCCAAGTGCTTTAATTTAGCACCAGTTTAGTTTTCGAATGGTTTCTGGGTTGGGCATTGGGTCCTATGGTGGCATTCCATAGGCCTCTAAATCTGTAGCCTGCATAAAGGTTGATTGTGCCGTTCAAGGACCTGGATTTTTTGCCAGTGCAACTCTTCAACTTGATGACCTTATTCTTGAAATTGCTAAGAAGGTAATCCAACTCTGCCTCAATTGATTTGGTGTTTTGGCTGTGGTGCTCATACTCTAACAATATGTGCTGTGATTGTCACTAATGCCCTTATGTAAGGTTAAAGATCCTGATACGGAGATGATGACAATATTTGAGAAAGAAACAGGTACCAACCAAGTTATGAATGTAAGTTTTCCCCCTCCATGCTTTCTTTCTTTGCTTTTCGTGTTTGTTTAATACACACCTAAAGGGCATTGAAGGATTGGGACTTGAGAATTAAAATTGACTACTTTCATATTAATTCTACGTGTGTTTTCTCTTTCGTTTCAAGATAGCTTGATCAATTCAAAATCAACgctttatttcctttttatttgttttgatctTAATTATACATCATTTACCCATCTCTCACTCACACATAGACACGTGTGTGAATGTAGCAAACTGCACACATACTTTAAATACTGACATGGATGCTGAAAAGAAAAGGGTAGCAATGACAAGGATAAAGAAAATGTCTAACCATGCTGCAACTTTGTTCCTTAGTTACCATGATTCTCAATGTAATTGGAAGATTGACTCCTGTGCATAAGTCAATGAGAAAGAGACACTCAATAAACTTGCTAATTaactaattttaacaaatttattaGCAGGTGATTTTCTAACCCAAAGCTGGCATTAACTTCTTTTGTCAGTTTCATATTCAGGCTTCCAAAACTATGAAATTTGTTTAGCCAGTCAATTACACCCACTTGACTTTTGTTTGCAATTGCAATGGTAGTGCTCTCCTGTTAATTcctttatataaattatttttaaattttccgcTTTCATTTATGCTAGAGAACTCCCCCGTGACTGCAATATTCTTGGCTGCATTGCAGATCCAGAGACTTAGCCGAGTAGATTCAGATTTTGCTCCATTTTTGCAACATGCTGGAATTCCTTCCATTGATATGTACTATGGCAAAGGTACACATGAAGTGCCAATTCTTGGAACAAAGATAGAGTGTTGATCACTTGCACTTAGCGTGTATAGTCTTTTAGGATATTATTGTGCCGGTTGGATTTCTGATGTTCTTTTACAGTTTTACCCTCCTATTGCAGATTTCCCAGTATACCACACAGCCTTTGATTCTTACAACTTGATGGTGAACTCTGGGGATCCATTGTTTCATCAGCATGTAGCGGGTAGCTGCTTTGTTCTTTAATGCTTATATAAATGTTTCTCATTATTTCAGAAGTTAGGAGCCTAATGTCTCATTACATATGCCGTGTAATATATATTGAATGCTTTTATAGGCACTAGCAATATgattttggtatttattttattttctaaaaatatatattgtatattgcTTTTAAAGTTTTCTTAATAATCTCATGATTTAAGATGACCCTTTTAAAGAAATTTCAAATTGGCAACAGTAACAGGAGTTTGGGGACTTATTGGTCTTCACCTCGCTGATGATGCAATTCTACGTTTTAACTACTTCTCTTATGCAAGACAGTTACTGGTATAAACTTTTGTCTAGATCATTAggtgttgattaattaatttttatttttttattttttctatagcATTTTGGAACTGATATACAACACAGTGCGTTTTCAACTTAATGATTCTTAATATTGCTGTGTCCACTTATAGGGGTATAAGCATATCTTGACTGAAAATTTGGGAGGGAGCTTTTATGGCTGAAGCTGTAGAAATTGAGGAAGAAGTGAAGGTTCTAGAAAAGATACTTTCTGtgtaattcttttatttttgtcttgTGTTTTTATATGATGGAGGTGGAAGCACAAAAGAATATGAACATGTGTGACTTTTGATTTCATAATTTGCTCTTTATATGTTATCGGTATAGTTGGAGAATTAATGATTCTACTGTTCTTTTTCTGCTATTTAATTCTGAAATGCAGAAACTGAGCGAGGATAACCGTTTTATTCTGAAGAGGCGAATGTTAAATGATGGATTGCTATTTGCAGAAAGGGGTTTCTTAGATGCATAAGGGCTTCCAGGAAAGCAATGGTTCAAGCATCTTGAAAGCATTTGTCCCATAACACTATAATGactatatattgttttattgaACAGTAGACCAGAGGTTTTAGAAGAGTTTGTAGCTAGCTTGATACTTCTGAACCTGATAACATATGAAACCACATATTTCATCCAACAAGGAGTTTTTGAGATCCTTTTGAAATTCACGAATGTTGTTTTCATATGCAATAAGTGAATAGCTTTGATATTTAGAGTTGACTCTTGACTGGTTGAATTGCAGATGATTGTAATAGTATTTCATTGTAGATTTGTAGGAATATTACAAAATATAGTGTAACAATGAGACATGATTGTCTAGGATAAgacaacaatatttatattatgaaGTGCGTACTAAAAAGATTACTTATATTATGAAGTGACCCAACAAATCCCTTAAATATGCAACATGCAGTGGGCTGCGGGAATGAGTCAAGGCCCATGCATTGACCGTTCGACCTAGTTAAAGCCCACCGTTTCGGACCCAAAGATGGGTTTTGGGATGGAAATGGCTAGTTGCCTTGGGCTAGCTCCTGAGGCCTAAGAAGATCCCATGACTCAAGGGATGAgagaaagtgtttttttttttttttaaaaacgaaacaaacaaaaaaaaa encodes:
- the LOC116029521 gene encoding ADP-ribosylation factor-like protein 2, encoding MKVEREERSSSEKLSFPSLPDASVFIVVSQLFSLNRRWQSHTSIELLRLSGASLLIFANKQDIQGSLCPYEIAKVLNLDAMDKTRHWRIVGCSAYTGEGLLEGFDWLVQDVASRIYMLD
- the LOC116030962 gene encoding pentatricopeptide repeat-containing protein At3g20730, which translates into the protein MSSLASMKSTAESLCNAKRLREALALIFHNPTGADYTLYSKLLDLCIDLKAKSHGHLIHAHLIKNDFPSSLHLNNKLIIFYSKFGEMEVAHMVFNRMLERNLVSWTALLSGYSKNGDSREALGVFSTMHREGLKGNQFTYGSALRACTSLLCLDRGRQVQACIQKSRFVGNLFVQSALLDFHSKCGKVEDARCVFDSMSTRDFISWNAMIGGYSFQGFDDDAFLMFQLMLREGMHPDCFTFGSMLRNSFGSCRVVGLTKVNIIHGFIIQLGYESNNVLSGSLIDAYVKCGNLAGANCLYNNMKIKDTIACTALITGYAREGRSSDDCLELFSEIHRMHGGIDSVILCSMLNMCANSALPALGRQMHSLALKYQSNHDVALGNSLIDMYSKTGEIEDAKRTFDHMKVKNIISWTSMISAYGMHGHVEDAILLYKKMESQGIYPNDITFLSLFSACSHTGLTVEGWECFRNMVGKYKMLPRSEHYACMVDLLARGGCLEEAHDLICRGDIKPDASLWGSILGACSMYGNMSLGEVAAKHLFSMKPQESANYAVLANIYASGGLWQRASDVRELMVNRGLLKNPGYSFIQSKSNKIALAPAVQETDPSQFLKNVRSKCFNLAPV